From the Burkholderia glumae LMG 2196 = ATCC 33617 genome, one window contains:
- a CDS encoding peroxiredoxin family protein: MPMSPAPSSFRTSPLRYVAIAVLAAAIAVAGYFALNGKSSVPDATFTLLSGQKVSTASDLKGKVYLVNFWATSCETCMKEMPQMVDTYNRFKGQGLEFVAVAMSYDPPMYVANYAQTRRLPFKVALDDGSVARQFGNVQLTPTTFLVDRDGKILKRYVGEPQFAELDQLLQKALATNA; encoded by the coding sequence CTGCCGATGAGCCCCGCTCCCTCCTCCTTCCGCACCAGCCCGCTGCGCTACGTCGCGATCGCCGTGCTGGCCGCCGCGATCGCCGTGGCCGGCTATTTCGCGCTGAACGGCAAGTCGAGCGTGCCCGACGCCACCTTCACGCTGCTCTCGGGCCAGAAGGTCTCGACCGCCTCGGACCTGAAGGGCAAGGTCTACCTCGTCAACTTCTGGGCGACCAGCTGCGAGACCTGCATGAAGGAAATGCCGCAGATGGTCGACACCTACAACCGTTTCAAGGGCCAGGGTCTCGAATTCGTCGCGGTGGCGATGAGCTACGATCCGCCGATGTACGTCGCGAACTACGCGCAAACGCGCCGGCTGCCGTTCAAGGTCGCGCTCGACGACGGCTCGGTCGCCCGCCAGTTCGGCAACGTCCAGCTCACACCGACCACTTTCCTGGTGGACCGCGACGGCAAGATCCTCAAGCGCTACGTCGGCGAGCCGCAGTTCGCGGAACTCGACCAGCTGCTGCAGAAGGCGCTCGCCACGAACGCGTAA
- a CDS encoding sigma-54-dependent transcriptional regulator — MANRLQVIYIEDDELVRRAAVQSLQLAGFEVAGFGSAEAAEKAILGERVGAVVSDIRLPGASGLELLAQCRERAPDVPVILVTGHGDISMAVQAMRDGAYDFIEKPFASERLIETVRRAIERRELVLENLALRRELAVQGLVAPRIIGRSPAIEQVRRLIANVAPTDASVLINGDTGAGKELIARSLHEMSPRRDKPFIAVNCGALPEPMFESEMFGYEPGAFTGAAKRRVGKLEYASGGTLFLDEIESMPLALQVKLLRVLQDGVLERLGSNQPIRVNCRVVAAAKGDMVEHVAAGTFRRDLLYRLNVVTIALPPLAERREDIVPLFEHFMLDAAVRYGRPAPHLTDRQRESLMQRDWPGNVRELRNAADRFVLGVAEGLADAGAGAAEARDEAGAEQSLKERVEQFERAVIADTLTQTGGAVAATADRLHVGKATLYEKIKRYGLSTKGEHER, encoded by the coding sequence ATGGCGAACCGCCTGCAGGTGATTTATATCGAAGACGACGAACTGGTGCGACGCGCGGCCGTGCAGAGCCTGCAGCTCGCCGGTTTCGAGGTGGCCGGCTTCGGCTCGGCCGAAGCGGCCGAGAAGGCGATCCTCGGCGAGCGCGTCGGCGCCGTGGTGTCCGACATCCGGCTGCCGGGGGCAAGCGGCCTCGAACTGCTCGCGCAGTGCCGCGAGCGCGCGCCGGACGTGCCGGTGATCCTCGTCACCGGCCACGGCGACATCAGCATGGCGGTGCAGGCGATGCGCGACGGCGCCTACGACTTCATCGAGAAGCCGTTCGCCTCCGAGCGGTTGATCGAGACGGTGCGCCGCGCGATCGAGCGGCGCGAGCTGGTGCTCGAGAATCTCGCGCTGCGCCGCGAGCTGGCCGTGCAGGGCCTGGTCGCGCCGCGCATCATCGGCCGCAGCCCGGCGATCGAGCAGGTGCGGCGGCTGATCGCCAACGTCGCGCCGACCGACGCGTCGGTGCTGATCAACGGCGATACCGGCGCCGGCAAGGAACTGATCGCGCGCAGCCTGCACGAGATGTCGCCGCGCCGCGACAAGCCGTTCATTGCCGTGAACTGCGGAGCGCTGCCCGAGCCGATGTTCGAGTCGGAGATGTTCGGCTACGAGCCCGGGGCGTTCACGGGCGCCGCCAAGCGCCGCGTCGGCAAGCTCGAGTACGCCTCGGGCGGCACGCTGTTCCTCGACGAGATCGAGAGCATGCCGCTCGCGCTGCAGGTCAAGCTGCTGCGCGTGCTGCAGGACGGCGTGCTGGAGCGGCTCGGCTCGAACCAGCCGATTCGCGTGAACTGCCGGGTGGTGGCCGCCGCCAAGGGCGACATGGTCGAGCACGTGGCGGCCGGCACGTTCCGGCGCGACCTGCTGTACCGCCTCAACGTCGTCACCATCGCGCTGCCGCCGCTGGCCGAGCGGCGCGAGGACATCGTGCCGCTGTTCGAGCACTTCATGCTCGACGCGGCCGTGCGCTACGGGCGCCCCGCGCCGCACCTGACCGACCGCCAGCGCGAGAGCCTGATGCAGCGCGACTGGCCCGGCAACGTGCGCGAACTGCGCAACGCCGCCGACCGCTTCGTGCTGGGCGTGGCCGAAGGGCTGGCCGATGCCGGCGCGGGCGCCGCCGAGGCGCGCGACGAGGCGGGCGCCGAGCAGTCGCTGAAGGAGCGCGTCGAGCAGTTCGAGCGCGCCGTGATCGCGGACACCCTGACGCAGACAGGCGGCGCCGTCGCCGCCACCGCCGACCGGCTGCACGTGGGCAAGGCCACGCTCTACGAGAAGATCAAGCGCTACGGGCTGTCGACCAAGGGCGAGCACGAACGCTGA